One Capricornis sumatraensis isolate serow.1 chromosome 8, serow.2, whole genome shotgun sequence genomic region harbors:
- the CREBZF gene encoding CREB/ATF bZIP transcription factor, with the protein MRHSLTKLLAASCSDSPTRSESPAPVATCSLPPDLTGAAEDEGTAAAVSPGRRQPRGDEGESEGGRGGRGGVAARAPSPEEMEEEAMASVPGEETEDMDFLSGLELADLLDPRQPDWHLEPGLSSPGPLSSSGGGSDSGGLWRGDDDDEAAAAEMQRFSDLLQRLLNGIGACSSGSDSGGGEKRRRKSPGGGGGGGGGSGGGNDSNQAATKSPRKAAAAAARLNRLKKKEYVMGLESRVRGLAAENQELRAENRELGKRVQALQEESRYLRAVLANETGLARLLSRLSGVGLRLTTSLFRDSPAGDHDYALPVGKQQPDPLEDQDDSAGGVCLHVDKDKVSVEFCSACARKASSSLKM; encoded by the coding sequence ATGAGGCATAGCCTGACTAAACTGCTGGCGGCTTCGTGCAGCGACTCCCCGACGCGTAGTGAGAGCCCGGCGCCCGTCGCGACCTGCTCGCTGCCCCCGGACCTGACCGGGGCGGCGGAGGACGAGGGGACGGCGGCGGCCGTATCTCCCGGCCGCAGACAGCCGCGCGGCGACGAGGGCGAGTCGGAGGGCGGGAGGGGGGGCCGCGGCGGCGTGGCCGCGCGCGCGCCCTCGCCtgaggagatggaggaggaggcgATGGCCAGCGTCCCCGGGGAGGAGACGGAGGACATGGACTTTCTGTCCGGCCTGGAACTGGCGGACCTGCTGGACCCCCGGCAGCCGGACTGGCACCTGGAGCCCGGGCTCAGCTCGCCGGGGCCCCTCTCTTCGTCCGGCGGAGGCTCGGATAGCGGTGGCCTGTGGAGAGGCGACGACGACGACGAGGCCGCGGCTGCCGAGATGCAGCGCTTTTCGGACCTGCTGCAGAGGCTGTTAAACGGCATCGGAGCTTGCAGCAGCGGCAGTGACAGTGGCGGCGGCGAAAAGAGGCGGAGAAAGTCcccgggaggcggcggcggcggaggcggcggcagcggcggcggcaacGACAGCAACCAGGCGGCGACAAAGAGTCCCCggaaggcggcggcggcggctgcccgCCTCAACCGGCTGAAGAAGAAGGAATACGTGATGGGTCTGGAGAGCCGAGTGCGGGGGCTGGCCGCCGAGAACCAGGAGCTGCGGGCCGAGAACCGGGAGCTGGGCAAGCGCGTGCAGGCACTGCAGGAGGAGAGTCGCTACCTTCGGGCCGTCTTAGCCAACGAGACCGGACTGGCTCGCCTGCTGAGCCGGCTGAGCGGCGTGGGACTGCGGCTGACCACCTCGCTCTTCAGGGACTCGCCCGCCGGGGACCACGACTACGCTCTGCCCGTGGGGAAGCAGCAGCCGGACCCGTTGGAAGACCAGGACGACTCGGCCGGAGGAGTGTGTCTGCATGTGGACAAGGATAAGGTGTCGGTGGAGTTCTGCTCGGCGTGCGCCCGGAAGGCGTCGTCTTCTCTTAAAATGTAG